One genomic segment of Helianthus annuus cultivar XRQ/B chromosome 14, HanXRQr2.0-SUNRISE, whole genome shotgun sequence includes these proteins:
- the LOC110904884 gene encoding transcription factor MYB73 produces MPLPSTKNVDPPAALPRKIKGSWSPQEDATLVKMVEQHGPRNWSLISSRIPGRSGKSCRLRWCNQLSPDVEHRPFTREEDDVIVRAHAIHGNKWSTISRLLPGRTDNAIKNYWNSTLRRRGLTGEGMKRGAGDGSSESTQSVNGLKRKCSCTFLDNSSCDEVETVLTLLPPGEIKAGEEVTEKDDEVDNDVDGKSTVEMDNACLVRIMKRMIAKEVRSYIDELRAQEGICVTRGPRFGPSAQN; encoded by the coding sequence ATGCCATTGCCATCTACTAAAAATGTCGATCCTCCTGCAGCCCTACCCCGCAAGATCAAGGGTTCCTGGAGCCCACAAGAGGACGCTACACTAGTAAAAATGGTTGAACAACACGGACCCAGAAACTGGTCCCTCATCAGCTCCAGAATCCCGGGCCGGTCCGGTAAATCATGCCGTCTACGCTGGTGCAACCAGCTAAGTCCCGATGTTGAACACCGTCCCTTTACACGCGAAGAGGATGACGTAATTGTTCGGGCACATGCTATACATGGGAACAAATGGTCCACTATTTCCAGGCTTCTGCCCGGGCGTACGGATAACGCGATTAAGAATTACTGGAATTCTACGCTTCGGAGACGGGGACTTACTGGGGAGGGGATGAAACGGGGGGCGGGGGATGGGTCGAGTGAGTCGACTCAGTCGGTTAACGGGTTGAAACGAAAGTGTTCTTGTACTTTTTTGGATAATAGTAGTTGTGATGAAGTGGAGACGGTGCTCACGCTTTTACCACCCGGGGAGATAAAAGCGGGGGAGGAAGTAACGGAAAAGGATGATGAGGTGGATAATGACGTGGATGGGAAATCGACGGTGGAGATGGATAATGCGTGTTTGGTGAGGATTATGAAGCGTATGATAGCGAAAGAGGTCCGGAGTTATATCGATGAGTTACGAGCCCAAGAAGGGATTTGTGTTACTCGTGGGCCTCGGTTCGGGCCTTCGGCCCAAAATTGA
- the LOC110904885 gene encoding uncharacterized protein LOC110904885 — translation MVVSLNSLVSFNSTANHQTAPRVCIGAPILKAKHFSSGSRTLVFGKPIHTRNGKPLLVANSDRITTETSDKTSDITETSISNNQPSPTSETEPSELKQDTSNGDINSSPKRLKLTAREKLKAARVRNRDSEPKAAVKKPELGSKVLEALRETDRATGKKRSGLPEAPTNLLDDSKRGMPKKGLTFELPVGWDVFLIITSVVVISTIMFTTTYIVWKVGAIHFNEY, via the exons ATGGTTGTTTCGTTGAATTCACTCGTCTCCTTCAATTCCACG GCTAACCATCAAACCGCCCCACGAGTGTGCATAGGAGCGCCAATACTAAAGGCCAAACATTTCTCATCCGGTTCTCGAACACTTGTTTTCGGTAAACCAATACATACAAGAAATGGAAAGCCTCTTTTAGTTGCAAACAGCGATCGCATCACAACAGAAACCAGTGACAAAACTTCAGATATAACCGAAACATCCATTTCCAACAATCAACCGTCACCTACTTCTGAAACCGAGCCTTCTGAACTGAAACAAGACACATCAAATGGAGACATAAACAGTTCCCCTAAAAGATTGAAATTAACAGCAAGAGAGAAACTAAAGGCAGCAAGAGTTCGTAACCGTGACTCAGAACCAAAAGCCGCTGTTAAGAAACCAGAACTTGGAAGCAAAGTGCTTGAAGCTTTGAGGGAAACAGACAGAGCTACTGGGAAAAAGAGATCTGGTCTTCCGGAAGCACCGACAAACTTGTTAGATGACAGCAAACGAGGAATGCCGAAAAAGGGTCTGACCTTCGAGCTACCGGTTGGTTGGGATGTGTTTCTTATTATCACTTCTGTTGTTGTGATCAGCACCATAATGTTTACAACAACTTACATTGTTTGGAAGGTGGGTGCTATTCATTTTAATGAATATTAG
- the LOC110904886 gene encoding GDP-Man:Man(3)GlcNAc(2)-PP-Dol alpha-1,2-mannosyltransferase, which translates to MWILTAIRILLVSALMSLTAHVYLLLSIGRSNKNKAVGFFHPYTNDGGGGERVLWCAVKAVQEERPDLDCVIYTGDHDASPDSLLRRAVDRFGVNLISPPKVVHLHKRKWIEDKTYPRFTMIGQSLGSIYLAWEALTKFVPLYYMDTSGYAFTYPLARLFGCKVICYTHYPTISLDMLSRVHSQSSMYNNDALVANSVLLSRFKLVYYTIFSWMYGFVGSCANLAMVNSSWTHSHIEKLWGIPDRIKRVYPPCDTTGLQALPLETKATPPVIISVAQFRPEKAHTLQLQAFALSISKLDSDVIRPKLQFVGSCRNDADEARLQNLKDLAFELKVEDDVEFHKNVTYRELVKLLGDATAGIHSMIDEHFGISVVEYMAAGAIPIAHNSAGPKMDIVLPEEGKETGFLAQTVEEYADAILKILRMSESERHEMAAAARRRASSFSEQRFYDDFKAAIIPILNQS; encoded by the exons ATGTGGATTCTAACCGCCATACGGATACTGTTAGTCTCAGCGTTAATGTCCCTAACGGCGCACGTTTATCTACTTCTATCTATCGGCCGGAGCAACAAAAACAAAGCCGTAGGGTTTTTTCATCCGTACACCAACGACGGCGGCGGTGGAGAGCGAGTTTTATGGTGTGCGGTTAAAGCTGTTCAAGAAGAACGTCCTGATCTTGACTGTGTTATCTACACCGGCGATCATGATGCTTCGCCTGACAGTCTCCTCCGTCGCGCCGTTGATCGGTTTGGTGTTAATTTGATTTCGCCTCCTAAG GTTGTGCATTTACACAAAAGGAAATGGATAGAAGACAAAACCTATCCTCGTTTCACTATGATTGGTCAAAGTCTTGGTTCGATCTACCTCGCATGGGAAGCATTGACCAAATTCGTTCCACTGTATTATATGGATACAAGTGGATATGCTTTTACTTATCCACTTGCCCGCCTTTTCGGGTGCAAAGTCATTTGCTACACACATTATCCAACAATCAGCTTAGATATGCTCTCACGAGTCCATTCGCAGAGTTCCATGTATAATAACGATGCGTTGGTTGCTAACAG TGTTCTGCTATCACGGTTCAAACTTGTGTATTACACAATTTTTAGCTGGATGTATGGATTTGTTGGTTCTTGTGCAAATCTTGCTATGGTGAATTCTTCATGGACGCATTCGCATATTGAGAAGCTTTGGGGAATCCCAGATCGAATTAAACGAGTTTATCCTCCTTGTGATACAACTGGTTTGcag GCACTTCCACTGGAAACAAAAGCGACACCGCCCGTAATCATTTCGGTGGCTCAATTTCGACCAGAGAAG GCACATACTCTTCAGCTTCAGGCTTTTGCATTATCCATTAGTAAATTAGATTCAGATGTTATTAGACCCAAACTCCAATTCGTTGGTAGTTGTAGAAACGACGCTGATGAAGCAAGATTGCAGAATCTGAAAGATTTAGCGTTTGAACTCAAGGTAGAAGATGATGTAGAGTTCCATAAGAATGTGACCTACAG GGAGTTAGTAAAGCTATTAGGAGATGCAACAGCTGGGATACATTCAATGATAGATGAACATTTTGGCATTAGTGTCGTAGAGTACATGGCTGCAGGAGCCATACCCATTG CTCATAATTCGGCTGGACCGAAGATGGACATCGTGTTACCAGAAGAAGGGAAAGAAACTGGATTTCTTGCCCAAACTGTTGAAGAATACGCAGACGCGATTTTGAAGATTTTAAGGATGTCAGAATCAGAAAGACATGAAATGGCTGCAGCTGCAAGAAGACGAGCTAGTAGCTTTTCAGAGCAGAGGTTTTATGACGATTTTAAAGCTGCAATTATACCAATTTTAAACCAGTCTTAG